From the genome of Brassica oleracea var. oleracea cultivar TO1000 chromosome C4, BOL, whole genome shotgun sequence:
GTTGGTCTATCAATAGCTTGATGTTGAACACAGAGCAAACCAATATGAACACATCTCCCTACTTCAACTGTATCAACCGAATCATCATAATCAACAAGATCTTCATCCAGTAGATTCACTCCTCCAGTTTCACTCCAAGATTCCCATGCCTTTTACAACAAATCAAAAACCCGCGAAAGCATGTGAGAATTTAGAATCAAATCTAGACCCTGCAAAGTGTTTAAGACATGTTCTTACATATGAGAGAAGGTTTTTGCCATCTTTTCCGTAGCTAAAGCTCGAAATCTCCTTTCCGGTGATGATTTCGAGCATCAGAACTCCGAAGCTGTAAATGTCGGATTTCTCAGAGAACGTCCCTGTCCAAGCATATTCGGGAGACATGTATCCTCTGTTCACATATCAATTTACAAGTTAGTCAAGTTAAACATAAAGAAAGAGTTTTTACTGAGCATGTCGGAAGATTAGGATTGGTTTCTTACAGAGTTCCTACAACACTGCCAGTGCTGTCTTGATGTTGCTTTCCATGAAACATCCGAGCCAATCCAAAATCCGATATCTTAGGGTCCATTTTCTCATCCAAGAGAATGTTGCTGACCTTCAGATCACGGTGAACAACTCTGAGTAATGAATCGCGGTGGAGATAGAGAAGTCCACGAGCAATTCCTTGAATGATATTGTATCTCTTAGGCCAATCAATCTCAACCTTCTTCTTCAAATCTGTTACAGCCAAACTGATCAGAATAAAGAACTTTCTATTATCATGAGCAAAGAGGAGGCTTACCAAAGAGAAAAGTATCAAGGCTTTTGTTCACCATATATTCAAAGACCAATAACTTCTCTTCTCCATCGATGCAGCATCCCAAAAGCCGAACCAAGTTTCTGTGCTGTAGTTTTGAGATAAGTTTTATCTCATTCATGAACTCCTCTTTACCCTGAACAGAGCTGGTGGAAAGACGCTTTACAGCTATTTCCTTCCCATCGTGAAGCTTCCCCTGAAGTCAACATAGTTGCAGACAGTCATATAAAGAAGCAAAAATATCAAAACGAGGAAGAGCTTCTTACTATATAGAAGGAACCGTATCTCTTACCTTGTAAACCGTACCGAACCCACCCTGACCAAGTTTATTCGACGCGCTGAAATTGTTTGCGGCGGTTTGTAAGGTTTGAATCTCAAAGAAGTTTAAACCTGAGACATGTTGTGATTCCAAATCACTCTTCCAAGAGCCTTCTACATTTTCCTTGGAGACAAGACTTGAATCTAATAAACATAAGCAACGATGTGTTAGCACCAATGTATTGAGCTAAAGCTCAAATAGACGCCTGAAAGCAAAAGCAGAAGGAAGTTATTTGTATTCTCACCATTTTGTTTCATTCTGTATCTCCAACACCCATATGCAGCAAGCACCAAGATCAAGCAAATAGAGAGGCTGAGAGTGGCAATAGTAATAACCTTGATTCGCTTGCTTCCAGCTGAAAGGGAAACACAACAACATTGTTAAGACTCAAGACAGTTAAGAGATTACAAGAAAGGCTCTTTATGAAGGCTTACTCAATTCAGAATGTGCAAGACGAAGGGAAAGAGTCTCTCCTCCGGCAGCAAATTTCACGGTGTCTAACAGCTCCCGGTCCCAGAGCAAACATCCTATTCCTTTAATAAATGAAAAGGCTGTGCAAGAACAGTTCCTTAGACAGCCCTGGTGGCACTGTTCTTCATTGCTAAAGCTTGCTAATTCGTAAGAATCTGGAGGCTTTACGTTGGCAACATGATAGAAGAGGTCTCTTTCTTTCCCCTGTGTTTCTTCAGAAGAGTTCTCTCGGCAAGATAAGTCCGTGCGCCTCGCACACCCACGGCTCCAGTTCCCGCTTCTCCACTCCTCATCTGACTTTGGCTCAAACCCTTTCAAGCACTGGCACGTTGGAGTCTCGGACCTCACACACAAACCAAAAGGTCCACATGTACCGTAAAGATCACACGAGCTCACCGGACCTTCAAAGTGCTTAATCCATTTGGTTCCCTCATAGCGTTGAATCCTCAACGATCCCTCTGACGTTAGCTTGATGGATGACAAATTGAAATTTCTCAGTACACAGAAAGCGAAAACACCAGTGCCGTTGACTACATCTTGAACCATTCCCAACGGATTTATATATGATTCATCCATTTCAGGTATCCCAGTGAACCTCGTTCCCGCCCATGGTCCGCTTCTCCAATAAGGCGACGAGCCTTTCCATATAACGCCTTGCGAGGGAACTTGTGGTGTGATCTCAGCTACAAAATCCCCAGGTGATGGATCAGTCTCACTTCTCCAGGAAGTCAAAACACGTTTCTTGTTGTGAGGAGTATCATACATCAGAGACGTGAGTGGTAGCATAGTATCACCAAGATGCTCAAAACTCTGCCACAAATACTCTCCAGTAACGTTATCCACGAGGACGAGATTCCCGGTGTCTAAAAGCTCAGCACGACACTTGTTTGAAGTGAGATCTCCTTCTGATGACCACACGTGATCTTGCTTGCCATCGAACAAGACAAGACTTCCGTTGCTACTGATTGTGAGACTCGCCATGGGGCTGGAGACTGGCTTCTCTCTGTTAGCCACCCAAACAATAACACGAGGAGTGACTTTCTGGAACCAGATTCCAACATACTGGTTCCTTGAATTGTTGGTAGTGAAGAAGCCTAGCTCAAAAGATCCACCAGGAGAGCTGAGAGTTTGGCCTACTGACAAAGGACTCGAAGAGGTTATAGCTGCATAGCCAGAGTTGAAGAACAAGGTTGTTATCAAGAGCAAGCATACAACCATACCCATCTTGAGATATGAACAAATAAATTTTATTTTGGTGGAATTTAAAGAACAATCCTCCTATAGAGTTTGATCTATAAACGTAGAAACTGATGTCTTCTTCTGCTACTTAAAGAGACACCTAAAGTTGACCAGGTTTTTAGATCGCAATACTTGACTTTTTCAAAGTTTCCTTTAACTTTGTATGGTGCAATAATGTATCACTATCAATAATCTATTCTTCAAGTTGCTTTCTATTTTCTACAATTAAACAGAAATAAAGAATGAGAGGTTGAAACAATCCATTTGCGCTAAGTCTACATAGAAGTCAAAATTCTCTCCAAGCGCTGAAAAATATTTTTCAAAATTCACACTCACTTTCCATGAAAGAGGGTCCATATGCAGAAGTTACCTGGATGCTACGGAACCTTTGCATATCTGAAATATTTCCTTCAAACTATCATTTAAATCACACAAATTGAAATTGCAATAATAATAATAATAATCGCGCATAGATAAATCAGCTTGAATAACTCAAGTACATAACTATATACGTCGGATCAAACAAGATTTTGGATTTCTTGCAAGAACACAACTAAGAGAAATCTAAAGTACCTATATTTTCACGAAGTCAAAACTCCGTCAGTCATTTCGTCAAACATAAACACTGCGCCCCTCCCTTATTGAAGAAGCGGTCAAGCAGAGACCCAAAGGAAAATCAAAAAAGTTTAAAAAAGTAATTGTGATTAGTCATACTGAGATCATCTGGGCGTAAGCGTTTGGATCAAAAGTTTGCGACTTTAACTGAGAAACTTACGTAAACAAACCACACAATTTTTGATGACGCGAGAAAGCAGGAAAAAGAAGAATTTTGAAGATGATGATATTTTGCAAGGCCGTGAACAACACTCTGGATTTGTCTCTTTTCTTTGAATATCTGAGCCATTAAGCCTTCTCTGTCTCTGGCGTAGACACAAAAAAAGTCAAGAACACGTGCGGTTTGGACATTGAAGCCGTACTTCTTTGGCCATGTTAAAAACAATGCGGCCGCCTCGCCTTTGATCTGGGTAAGACCGCATAATTTCCGTGCCTAATTTCTACCTAGACTTTTTAAGTTTTTTTTTCTGTCCGTGTAAAATTGAAACACGGTTGATTATTTTTTACTCATTATTGACAGATTTTGTATAATTATTCATTAATAAATAATTACAATTAGCTATCAAACCCAAAACAAACACATAATTATTTCATTTAAGAATTTTTTCGTACCAAATACACCATAATCTAGATGTTCGACGAATCAAAAAGAATCTGTTTAAAATTATATATAAAAAATTATATAATTATTTCTAAGAACATGTGTCATCGTGTTTAAAATAACTAAATATATTATAAATATATTTAATTGTATTTAAAATTAGGTCCCGCGTAATATTCAAGTACTCTCCGAAAAATCGGTAACTCACTAGGTTCGGGGTTGTCGTCCGACTAGCGCTTACCGTAGTTCCGAACAGGTTCCTGCGTAATCTCCCTCTCTCCGTCGTTAAATTAAATGGCTTTTTTTGGGTCTTCTAACGTTTTTTTTTTTGTTTTCCACTTATGTTCGTTCTTGTTTGTCTTGTTATATTAAAATATCTTAAATCAAGATGACATTTGGCATACATCAAAATGTAAACGAAAGGTGAAGTTTCTACTTCATAGTTTTATAAGACCCTAAAATTCTTTTATTTTTAAACATTTTTTAATTTCTTGTGTTAATTCACTTTAAAAAATCAGACTCCAAGAGTGGCAGGCAACAAACAACAAAACTTAGTGTTTTAGGTGATTCAATACATAACCAGCTTATATTAAGCACCAATATCTTCACAATCGTTTCAATTTGTAAACATGGTTTATCATTTGCAAAAGCAATGTTCTTTTATCTACCAAATATAGCACTTTGTGTTATTATCATTCATAGGAATTGTAAAGCGAAAACAGGTTGTTTTGGTCTCAGAAGATCCATTGTTGTAATAAGAAGCATTGACATGAATTGTGCAATGTTGGGTCTATCCACAGCTTGTTGTTGAGTGTAGAACAAACCAATATGTATATATCTCGGTACTTCGGTGTCAGAACCGGAAATGGATATATTTTGAAATTTGATAAACACAAACATATAAGAAACATTTGATCCGTAAATCAAGATTTAAGAACGATAGAAAAAGTAATTTGACGTACATAATCGAGAAGACTTAATTTGGCCTTCCTCTCCAATAGTGAAGTTTTCGAAATCCTCTTTCATGTTATGGTTTCCAGTACTATAACTCCCAATGCATAGATGTAGGATTTCTCAAAGATCATTCATGTTCATTCATACTCTGGAGGCATATATATGTACCAAACTACTTACTCGGGTTGATAATGTAAGAAAGTAAAGAGTTTGTTTGAGATGTTATCCATATAAATAAAGGAGGCATATAGATACATACAGATTTCCAACAACTCTGTGAGTGTTGGCTTGATGTTGTGTTCCTTAGAACATCCGAGCCAACCCAACACTCGCAGAGTGACTGGCTTTTCACTATCAGTAGCAATGGGAGCCTTATCTTGTTCTTCTCCTCATGTAAAATAAGGCTCTCATTTCTACTGATAGTGAGATTCACGCTTGTTTTTGTGACTTGCTTATC
Proteins encoded in this window:
- the LOC106342593 gene encoding G-type lectin S-receptor-like serine/threonine-protein kinase At1g61360, coding for MGMVVCLLLITTLFFNSGYAAITSSSPLSVGQTLSSPGGSFELGFFTTNNSRNQYVGIWFQKVTPRVIVWVANREKPVSSPMASLTISSNGSLVLFDGKQDHVWSSEGDLTSNKCRAELLDTGNLVLVDNVTGEYLWQSFEHLGDTMLPLTSLMYDTPHNKKRVLTSWRSETDPSPGDFVAEITPQVPSQGVIWKGSSPYWRSGPWAGTRFTGIPEMDESYINPLGMVQDVVNGTGVFAFCVLRNFNLSSIKLTSEGSLRIQRYEGTKWIKHFEGPVSSCDLYGTCGPFGLCVRSETPTCQCLKGFEPKSDEEWRSGNWSRGCARRTDLSCRENSSEETQGKERDLFYHVANVKPPDSYELASFSNEEQCHQGCLRNCSCTAFSFIKGIGCLLWDRELLDTVKFAAGGETLSLRLAHSELTGSKRIKVITIATLSLSICLILVLAAYGCWRYRMKQNDSSLVSKENVEGSWKSDLESQHVSGLNFFEIQTLQTAANNFSASNKLGQGGFGTVYKGKLHDGKEIAVKRLSTSSVQGKEEFMNEIKLISKLQHRNLVRLLGCCIDGEEKLLVFEYMVNKSLDTFLFDLKKKVEIDWPKRYNIIQGIARGLLYLHRDSLLRVVHRDLKVSNILLDEKMDPKISDFGLARMFHGKQHQDSTGSVVGTLGYMSPEYAWTGTFSEKSDIYSFGVLMLEIITGKEISSFSYGKDGKNLLSYAWESWSETGGVNLLDEDLVDYDDSVDTVEVGRCVHIGLLCVQHQAIDRPTIKQVMSMLTSTMDLPKPTQPMFVLDTSDEDSSLSQRSNGLFSVDENKSSKELNSST